Genomic segment of Falco peregrinus isolate bFalPer1 chromosome 5, bFalPer1.pri, whole genome shotgun sequence:
TTGAACATGAAGCTCTCAGTACTAAGATTTAATACACTTGTCTCCTGCttgagaaaaacagaactgtATTTTATGTTCTGGCAATGCAGAAAATGACCATcacataagaaaaacaaaagtgctTTGCCGAAAGACAAACCACTTTTTAAACTGATGACTCAAATAGTTTTACATGTTTATGAAGATCAACTTTCAAGTAGCTCTTCCTTGCTGTTTCTTTAAGTGTATTTagaaaaatgacaggaaaacaCCAGTCATTATTTCATTGCTACAAACTGAGctttaaaaaagtattcttgAGATTTTAGTGGTTAAagataaagcaaagaaatggtAACAAGTCCAGGAACAAAGAATTTACCTGATTTTCTGCTCCATTTCTTCTAAGGACTCCTTCTTTACTATGTCAAGCTCTTGCTGATGTTCTTTTCGCAGAGCACGTAAGTCTTTTTGAAGATTATTCACTTCTTTGCGTAGTTTCTGTTTCTCCCTTTCAGTCTCTTCCAGTTTAGTTTGCAAGTCCTTCTGCTGGTTCTGCATATCACCTAGTAACTGCTGCAGCTCCAAACCAGATTTAGCCTTTTCTTCAGCGTTTTCCTCACAAGCTTTCAGACTGTCATTTCTTTCATCCAGTTGTTGCTGTAaactttttagtttttcttcgTATCTCAAACTCTTATCATCCATCTCAATCTTATGCACTTCATTCTCCTTCGCTAGATTATTCTCCAACTCTTTTATCTTCTGTTCTAAAGACTGACTGACTGCCTCCTTTTCCTGCAATTTTTTCTGCAAGTCTCCAATTATATTCTCCATATCCaattgtttttgttctttagcTTTTAATTCTTCCTTACTGCTTGCTAAATCACCACCGCAACGTGCATGCTCATCCGCTAACAATGagtattttttggtttgctcCTCAAGTTCTTTCCTGAGGCTTTcagtcctgctctgctcctcccgATGGCTCTGCTCAATGCATTCAAGTTTTTTAAGGAGTTCTCcctgtttgttttgcagttctAAATGAAAGTCATTACTCTCTTGTAGTTCCTTTTCATACTTCTGCAACAATTCATCTTTTCCAGTTAAGCCCTTCTGtaacacatgcattttctctTCGTATGTCTGTCGGACACCCTCAAgcatagtatttttttcttgttctacAGCAGCTTTTACACTCTCTactttttgcagcatttctttctCCAGTTCTGTGGGATCTCTTGttgacttcattttttcttccaaggaCTCAATTTTGGCCTCTCTCTCCTGCACTTTTTGTTCTAAGTCTTttaactgattttctttctcttgcttaaattgctgttccttttcttccGCCTGAGATATCAATTGCTTTTTAATAGAACCGATTTTTTGCTCTGCCTTCTTTTTCAGATCTGCCAGCTTAGTACTGCTCTCTGCATTCAGTCTCTCTTCTAATTCTTTCAGTTCCTCCTCTTTGCTTTTAAGTAGCGCTGACTTCGTGTGATGAAATTCCCTCTCTTTTGCTTCAAATTCAGCTTTCAGTGAATCTATTTGCTTCTCAAGATAAAGCACTTTTTCTTCAGCCTCCTTAAATCTATTATCCTTTTCAAAAGCCACCTTCTCTGCCTGCTGGAGTTGCCAAGCTACCTCTTTCTGCTGTGTGTCTTTTTGTTCATTATACCTTTTAAGTTCCTCCATCAAAGAatcattttctgaagttttctgaGCAACATGTTCTTCTAGTTCAGCAATTCTTGCTGCTTGGTTTTTTAACTTTGCTGTTAGCTCACTCTCTTGCTTTTccctcctgctttgcttttgttccaATTCACTTTTTAAACTATCAAGATTCTCGCTTTGTTTAGCCAGCTGCTCCTTCAGTTTATTTAGctcttcatcttttttattGGCTTCAGTATTGCTTAATTCAAGTTTGCTCTGCAATTCTTTAATAGTATCGTGATTTTGTGTAAATCTGGTTTGTGCTTTCATCTTCCACTCTGACAGCTCGGCTGTGCAATGATCTGCTTGCTCAAGAGCTGATGCTTTTTCTTGACTCAGTGTCTCAACTCTGGACGATAACTCCTGTACCTGGTTTAACAACTGCAACTGAACCTCTTGATGTTGCTTGCTTAACAGAGCCATGgctgcttccttctctgttaAACTTACTGTACTTTCAAGTCTAACACTAAGGTCATTGATTGTTTTGTTGAGAGCAGAGATCTCAGATTCTTTTTCCTGGAGTTCCTCCCTCATTGAGGTGACAGCATTGATATTTTCCGATAACTCTTTCCTCAGCTGTGTTATGCAAGTTTCTTTTTCGGATGCTGCTTGCTGCTGATGCCCTCCCTCTTTTTGCAattgttccttttctgttacaAGGCCTTCAATGTCAGCTCTCATGGACGTAATCAAATTGTCCTTCTCTTGCAACTGTTGCATTGACTTTTGCAAAGAAGTCCTTGCAACAGAATGATGCTCTGTAACTTCTCGAAGTTGAGCTTCTAGTTCAGGAATCTTACTTGCTTTAATTAACACTGCTTCTTTAACTTTCGCAGTTCGGCGCTCACAATCTGCGATTCTTCTTGTTACTACACCAattttttcacagcatttttcaattaattcattgctttttgtttgcaaTAAAGCTTCAGCATTCTTCCAATAAGCATCTAACTGGGCTGCAAgttctcctgcctgccttttaAACTCAGTTTCTTTTAGCTGAATTgcctctatttttttctcataattttCATGATCTTTGTGCTGAGATGACTGCACGATTTGGAGTTTCTCTTCAAGTGTTTTCAGTGTATCGGCCAGCTCGGAAATTTTGgctttgtccttttcttcaACTGCTTTCTGCTTGCTGAGCTGTTCCTGAAGTCCTGACTGCTCTTTCAGGGACTGATCAAGATCGCTTTCCAATTTTTTCAACTGTGTTTCCATGTCACTCTCCTTGCCTGACAAAGCATTCACCTTGGCCACTGACTGCCTTAGTTGTTCTTGCAATTCCTTCAGGGACTCCTCCCTTTTCACCTGTTCTTCCTTCAGACGGGTAATTTCTGTTTGGGAGCCCTCCTTCTCAGCGCTAACGGTGGCAAGTTTCTGTTTCAGGTCTCCAACCTCCTGCTCTTTCTCTTGCAGTTCCATCTCATGTTTTTCCTGGAGCTCTTCAACCTGCTGACTGAGTTTGGTTTCCCAACTCTGGGTAATTTCTTCCAACTCCCTCCTATGAGCCTCGGCAAGACTCTCTAGCTGCTCTTTCTGATTAGATTCCAGTTTTGATACAGCATCATTGattccagcagagctggcatgTGCCATTTCCAACATTTTAGCATTGAATTCACTCTCTTTCTGACTAAATTCCAACTGCTTGTTTTCAAGCTCTTTTTTTAGTTTAGCTTCCTGCTCAGCAAGTTTCTTTTTGAAAGTTTCCTGCATatcttttgatttctgtttaattttctccattttgttcTCCTGACGTTTTAGTTTACTTTCATATTCTCCTTGCAAAGCAGTAATTCTCTCCTCTGCAGCTAAAAGTTTCTGTTTAAGCTCTTCCATTTGCTTGTTCTGTAACTTCTTCATGTcttcaatttcattttccttctcagttaGACTTCTCTTTGTCTCATCAGCCTCTCTTTGTAGATCCTTCAGTTGACATTCATATTGTTGTGTCAGAGAGGTTactttttgtgtattttcattgctttgctCTTGCAAATGCTGTTTCAGGTCACATACCTGAGAAATGTATGCCTCCAACTCATTCCTGACTTCATTCAGCTGGGATTCAGCTCTTTCTAGGCGTTCACTAAGCTGCAGTTTTTCACCTTCAAGACCTGCCAGcttttgctgcagctttgctaATTCCTCTTCATAAATCTTTGCCTGCTCATTAGATGTACTCCAATGAGACTCTGAAAGCTCATCTAGCTTTGCAGACACTTGAACAAGTTCAGCTTCAGATCTTTCTGCAGATTCCTTTAGTTTCTGTTCATGTGCTTTTAGTTCCTCCAGATATCTGTCTTTCTCCTCCAACGATTGCTTGAGTTTGTTGAGCTCCTCTCCGAGTACCTTCTCAATGCTTTGAACAGACATTTCGTGCTCTTTTAACAACTCTTCAACCTCTTTGTTGtgccctttcctctcctcttccaaCCTCCCTTCCAAttcttgctttgtttcacaCATTTTGCTGTTCAATTCTGAGAGCTCTTGTTCTAAATCATGACgtattttcagtgcttctgaTAGCTCAGAAGATAGCGCTTCTAATTCTGTTTGTTTCACATCTAGTTTTTCTAACGTTTTTTCATTCATCTCTTCTATGTGTGcacagaaagctgtttctttctctttcaaaattgtATCTATCTCTTGCTCTtgtttctctctcattttttctatttcagttaCTTGTTGCTGCTTTAAGATTTGAAGTTTTTCTGTCCaaagcttttcctgctgctgtttcatgTTCTCCAattctttcttgtgtttttcaACCATATCATTAATTTCCttattgtgctgctttttttcagactcCATCAGAGTACTTAATTCCTCCGACTGCTTTCTGTCATCTTGTGAATACTTTGCAAGAGAGCTTTCCAGTTCAAGAATCCTCTGTTAGAgaacacagttttaaaagaatatgaatATTCAAAAGTTATCAATTTGACTGAATTTTAACAAAGTCTCACTAGGTTCACATAACTACAAGTCACttattccattatttttagTGAGTATCAACTTCTTATGTAAGCCTTTCATTCATATAGTTTGTTCTCAACTTTGCTTCCACTATGGCGTGTTatatttactaaaaaaatcttctatttCACTGCAGTGAAAACAGATCTAATACAAGCTTGGAAACAATGTAAccaattcaaataaaataattcacatgTTTATGAGAGGTATGTTCACATTTTCTTATTAAGCTAAAGTACCAATACACAGGATGAAAGATATTAGAAGCCTGCTCAAGTATTATGGAACTTTGTACGTATCTACTGAGTTATCTTAACTCCATCACTCATGGAAATGCTACTGTAAAGTTAAAACACTTCTATATATATAACTTAAAAACTAACATTTGGGAGTGCTGGGATAATGTACACACTACACACTTGCATTAGCAGATAATATAATCTTACCCATTACATAAAGCAAAGGACATTTCAAAAAATCATGCAAGTTTTTTTACTTACTCAATGTCCTTACAAATGTTTGTACGGTATCAGTACTCAGAAGTTGAACAGTTTAAGTGTTAACGCTCCTGCATAACATACATAAAAACTGTGTAGATGGATACAAATTCATATCCCATGCCATGATATAAAGTGAATGCACTTCTGTATTTTGCCATCTAATCTTGTAAAAAACCAAGGGGCTACAGCATACCATGGCAATACAGTaaatttctgttacaaaaagcagcactgtgACAATCACAAACCAACCCAATCACAAGAAATCCACAGTATTTGTAAACCTGACACAGTTAAATGTATACTGAAAGGAATTCTTGTAAACATTCTCTTTTGGAATCTTTACTCACAGTTCTAAAAGTCTCTACTTCTTGATGCATCTTCTGAACTTTCTTGTCACACTCTAACTGtattgctttcttctgcagctctAATTCTTCTAAGGCTAGGGATTCTTGCTGCTCTTGTTCTTGAAGGGTTTTTAAACACtcactctgatttttttcctgtatcaaAAATTACGATTAAAACAATCAACTATAGTCATCACACCTTGAAAACCAGTAAAATAGGGTATTTACAAACCAATTAATAGAAGCCATGCACTAATCACCTGTATTTTCTCCACAAACACACATAGTTTGTATTTCAtatgtgaaaacaaaactgttacaaatcactttcattttcttttcttgggaACCATTTGTCTTCTACTTCTCTATGAATGAAAACCATAAAGCAATCcagcttcattttgttttgttcaccATGACTAATCGAGAGTAACACCTTAGAGGAATAAAGGTCTGTCCTCACTTGATTCCACtgctaatgtatttttaagcttctattccttataattaaaaaatacaacctgagagagagaaaaatatagtCTGGAAGGGACTGTCCAAGTTCCTCAGTCCTAGTCACCAACCATCACAGAGAAGCACAAAAGAGTATCTACTATCTGTTAGGTAAAATCACACGATGATCTAAAgtggattttgaaaaaaagcaaagaatccCAATGATTCCTCCCAGCCTGACctagaagaaaattcttttctgaGGTCAAACACTATGAATAGTGAACCTGTTCACGTAACACAATGCAACCAGACAAAATGCTACCGACACTTTCCAAGTAACAGCCTCATTCTTTGTACCTCTTTTACTCTGGTTACTGTGGCTAACTGCCAGTGAtccagaggaagaaatgaaaaaccCCCAAGTCTAACAAGaagagtgtttaaaaaaaggaagtctCTCCCACAAGATGCAGCTGCTAGCAAGCAGTGATAGCGATCAATTATCATTATTCAGTCTGGATCATTGCAGCCGCTTTCCCTTCATATTGCTGAAGTCTCTGAGCTCTTTAACTTTTGGAGGACACTCATATCTGAGCACTGAAGGACTCTCACTGCGGAAGAGTCAGATTAAGATTTCTAGCCCCACCTCACACTTAAGACAAATGTCTTTCTACACATTTTAGGAACAC
This window contains:
- the GOLGA4 gene encoding golgin subfamily A member 4 isoform X2 translates to MFKKLKQKISEEQAPPRGAGVRAAPLPPQVPSKSPPPTGNRSRTSSFTDQNDEGTLTPDKELLAGMIAEPAFLSEYTIFALDPTKQPKPQSDGVNLSKQPLPRSTENYGSGPASPQLSDTQSFTQRLQLRVPSMESLFRSPVKESLFRSSSKESLVRTSSRDSLNRLDLDAAGPTFDPPSDIESETEEPPGNVDSLSKEQLLQRLRRMERSLGNYRGKYSELVSAYQVIQREKKKLQGILSQSQDKALRRIGELREELQMDQQAKKHLQEEFDASLEEKDQLISVLQTQVSLLKQRLQNGQIGTELPDPNIQSEPQVQSPTKEISTENTVEPGSNEGNEDSAKTLETLNQRVKRQENLLQRCKEMIRSHKERCTQLTNEKEALQEQLEERLQELEKMKDLHMAEKTKLITQLRDAKDLIEQLEQDKGMVIAETKRQMHETLEMKEEEIAQLRARIKQITTKGEELKEQKEKSERAAFEELERALSIAQKTEEARKKLQAEMDEKIKAVEKASEEERVNLQRELTRVKQEVVEIMKKSSEERVAELEKFHKEEMATKDQELNEQLQAQEKAFQEKMKAALEKNQSECLKTLQEQEQQESLALEELELQKKAIQLECDKKVQKMHQEVETFRTRILELESSLAKYSQDDRKQSEELSTLMESEKKQHNKEINDMVEKHKKELENMKQQQEKLWTEKLQILKQQQVTEIEKMREKQEQEIDTILKEKETAFCAHIEEMNEKTLEKLDVKQTELEALSSELSEALKIRHDLEQELSELNSKMCETKQELEGRLEEERKGHNKEVEELLKEHEMSVQSIEKVLGEELNKLKQSLEEKDRYLEELKAHEQKLKESAERSEAELVQVSAKLDELSESHWSTSNEQAKIYEEELAKLQQKLAGLEGEKLQLSERLERAESQLNEVRNELEAYISQVCDLKQHLQEQSNENTQKVTSLTQQYECQLKDLQREADETKRSLTEKENEIEDMKKLQNKQMEELKQKLLAAEERITALQGEYESKLKRQENKMEKIKQKSKDMQETFKKKLAEQEAKLKKELENKQLEFSQKESEFNAKMLEMAHASSAGINDAVSKLESNQKEQLESLAEAHRRELEEITQSWETKLSQQVEELQEKHEMELQEKEQEVGDLKQKLATVSAEKEGSQTEITRLKEEQVKREESLKELQEQLRQSVAKVNALSGKESDMETQLKKLESDLDQSLKEQSGLQEQLSKQKAVEEKDKAKISELADTLKTLEEKLQIVQSSQHKDHENYEKKIEAIQLKETEFKRQAGELAAQLDAYWKNAEALLQTKSNELIEKCCEKIGVVTRRIADCERRTAKVKEAVLIKASKIPELEAQLREVTEHHSVARTSLQKSMQQLQEKDNLITSMRADIEGLVTEKEQLQKEGGHQQQAASEKETCITQLRKELSENINAVTSMREELQEKESEISALNKTINDLSVRLESTVSLTEKEAAMALLSKQHQEVQLQLLNQVQELSSRVETLSQEKASALEQADHCTAELSEWKMKAQTRFTQNHDTIKELQSKLELSNTEANKKDEELNKLKEQLAKQSENLDSLKSELEQKQSRREKQESELTAKLKNQAARIAELEEHVAQKTSENDSLMEELKRYNEQKDTQQKEVAWQLQQAEKVAFEKDNRFKEAEEKVLYLEKQIDSLKAEFEAKEREFHHTKSALLKSKEEELKELEERLNAESSTKLADLKKKAEQKIGSIKKQLISQAEEKEQQFKQEKENQLKDLEQKVQEREAKIESLEEKMKSTRDPTELEKEMLQKVESVKAAVEQEKNTMLEGVRQTYEEKMHVLQKGLTGKDELLQKYEKELQESNDFHLELQNKQGELLKKLECIEQSHREEQSRTESLRKELEEQTKKYSLLADEHARCGGDLASSKEELKAKEQKQLDMENIIGDLQKKLQEKEAVSQSLEQKIKELENNLAKENEVHKIEMDDKSLRYEEKLKSLQQQLDERNDSLKACEENAEEKAKSGLELQQLLGDMQNQQKDLQTKLEETEREKQKLRKEVNNLQKDLRALRKEHQQELDIVKKESLEEMEQKIRCEQEDIELKHNSTLKQLMREFNTQLAQKERELETAVKEAISKAQEVETELIENHHVETTQLHKKIAEKDDDLKRTVKKYEEILEAREEEMTAKVHELQAELENLQKEYKQRLAEEEHWNSEKVTITDLQAQLAQKTTLVNDSKLKEQEFKEQIHVLEDRLKNYEKNMYVTSVGTPYRDGNLHHTDVSLFGEPTEFEYLRKVLFEYMMGRETKTMAKVITTVLKFPADQTQKILEREDARPLFASPRSGIF
- the GOLGA4 gene encoding golgin subfamily A member 4 isoform X6 — its product is MIAEPAFLSEYTIFALDPTKQPKPQSDGVNLSKQPLPRSTENYGSGPASPQLSDTQSFTQRLQLRVPSMESLFRSPVKESLFRSSSKESLVRTSSRDSLNRLDLDAAGPTFDPPSDIESETEEPPGNVDSLSKEQLLQRLRRMERSLGNYRGKYSELVSAYQVIQREKKKLQGILSQSQDKALRRIGELREELQMDQQAKKHLQEEFDASLEEKDQLISVLQTQVSLLKQRLQNGQIGTELPDPNIQSEPQVQSPTKEISTENTVEPGSNEGNEDSAKTLETLNQRVKRQENLLQRCKEMIRSHKERCTQLTNEKEALQEQLEERLQELEKMKDLHMAEKTKLITQLRDAKDLIEQLEQDKGMVIAETKRQMHETLEMKEEEIAQLRARIKQITTKGEELKEQKEKSERAAFEELERALSIAQKTEEARKKLQAEMDEKIKAVEKASEEERVNLQRELTRVKQEVVEIMKKSSEERVAELEKFHKEEMATKDQELNEQLQAQEKAFQEKMKAALEKNQSECLKTLQEQEQQESLALEELELQKKAIQLECDKKVQKMHQEVETFRTRILELESSLAKYSQDDRKQSEELSTLMESEKKQHNKEINDMVEKHKKELENMKQQQEKLWTEKLQILKQQQVTEIEKMREKQEQEIDTILKEKETAFCAHIEEMNEKTLEKLDVKQTELEALSSELSEALKIRHDLEQELSELNSKMCETKQELEGRLEEERKGHNKEVEELLKEHEMSVQSIEKVLGEELNKLKQSLEEKDRYLEELKAHEQKLKESAERSEAELVQVSAKLDELSESHWSTSNEQAKIYEEELAKLQQKLAGLEGEKLQLSERLERAESQLNEVRNELEAYISQVCDLKQHLQEQSNENTQKVTSLTQQYECQLKDLQREADETKRSLTEKENEIEDMKKLQNKQMEELKQKLLAAEERITALQGEYESKLKRQENKMEKIKQKSKDMQETFKKKLAEQEAKLKKELENKQLEFSQKESEFNAKMLEMAHASSAGINDAVSKLESNQKEQLESLAEAHRRELEEITQSWETKLSQQVEELQEKHEMELQEKEQEVGDLKQKLATVSAEKEGSQTEITRLKEEQVKREESLKELQEQLRQSVAKVNALSGKESDMETQLKKLESDLDQSLKEQSGLQEQLSKQKAVEEKDKAKISELADTLKTLEEKLQIVQSSQHKDHENYEKKIEAIQLKETEFKRQAGELAAQLDAYWKNAEALLQTKSNELIEKCCEKIGVVTRRIADCERRTAKVKEAVLIKASKIPELEAQLREVTEHHSVARTSLQKSMQQLQEKDNLITSMRADIEGLVTEKEQLQKEGGHQQQAASEKETCITQLRKELSENINAVTSMREELQEKESEISALNKTINDLSVRLESTVSLTEKEAAMALLSKQHQEVQLQLLNQVQELSSRVETLSQEKASALEQADHCTAELSEWKMKAQTRFTQNHDTIKELQSKLELSNTEANKKDEELNKLKEQLAKQSENLDSLKSELEQKQSRREKQESELTAKLKNQAARIAELEEHVAQKTSENDSLMEELKRYNEQKDTQQKEVAWQLQQAEKVAFEKDNRFKEAEEKVLYLEKQIDSLKAEFEAKEREFHHTKSALLKSKEEELKELEERLNAESSTKLADLKKKAEQKIGSIKKQLISQAEEKEQQFKQEKENQLKDLEQKVQEREAKIESLEEKMKSTRDPTELEKEMLQKVESVKAAVEQEKNTMLEGVRQTYEEKMHVLQKGLTGKDELLQKYEKELQESNDFHLELQNKQGELLKKLECIEQSHREEQSRTESLRKELEEQTKKYSLLADEHARCGGDLASSKEELKAKEQKQLDMENIIGDLQKKLQEKEAVSQSLEQKIKELENNLAKENEVHKIEMDDKSLRYEEKLKSLQQQLDERNDSLKACEENAEEKAKSGLELQQLLGDMQNQQKDLQTKLEETEREKQKLRKEVNNLQKDLRALRKEHQQELDIVKKESLEEMEQKIRCEQEDIELKHNSTLKQLMREFNTQLAQKERELETAVKEAISKAQEVETELIENHHVETTQLHKKIAEKDDDLKRTVKKYEEILEAREEEMTAKVHELQAELENLQKEYKQRLAEEEHWNSEKVTITDLQAQLAQKTTLVNDSKLKEQEFKEQIHVLEDRLKNYEKNMYVTSVGTPYRDGNLHHTDVSLFGEPTEFEYLRKVLFEYMMGRETKTMAKVITTVLKFPADQTQKILEREDARPLAVDVHRVLIYTVNQVVQ